Proteins co-encoded in one Capsicum annuum cultivar UCD-10X-F1 chromosome 9, UCD10Xv1.1, whole genome shotgun sequence genomic window:
- the LOC107842710 gene encoding ribosome-recycling factor, chloroplastic isoform X2, with translation MTIALSPATPAYQRQLTHKPFFCFLGKFRTSGNVVSLSASANYVSLRVGASRLQPPVKHAWGKRRGIVRCATIEEIEAEKSLIEKDVKERMEKTVETVRSNFNSIRTGRASPAMLDKIEVDYYGTPVSLKSIAQISTPDASSILVQPYDKSSLKSIEKAIVNSDVGMTPNNDGEVIRLAVPQLTSDRRKELSKIVSKQAEEGKVAIRNIRRDALKAYEKLEKEKKLSEDNVKDLSSDLQKVTDEYMKKIDTVFKQKEKELLKV, from the exons ATGACGATAGCTTTGTCGCCTGCAACTCCAGCATACCAACGGCAACTCACCCACAAGCCTTTCTTTTGCTTTCTAG GTAAGTTTCGTACTTCTGGTAATGTGGTATCTTTGTCTGCCTCTGCGAATTACGTGAGCTTACGGGTTGGAGCTAGTAGATTGCAGCCTCCTGTTAAACACGCTTGGGGAAAGAG AAGAGGAATTGTGAGGTGTGCAACCATTGAAGAAATAGAAGCTGAAAAATCTTTGATTGAGAAAGATGTG aaagaaaggatggaaaAGACAGTTGAAACTGTAAGGTCAAATTTCAACTCAATAAGGACGGGAAGAGCTAGCCCAGCAATGCTGGATAAAATTGAG GTGGATTATTATGGCACTCCAGTCAGCCTGAAAAGCATAGCGCAAATTAGCACTCCGGATGCAAGTTCTATCTTGGTGCAGCCCTATGACAAATCCAG TTTAAAGTCTATAGAGAAGGCTATTGTTAACTCTGATGTTGGTATGACGCCAAATAATGATGGAGAAGTAATAAGATTGGCTGTCCCCCAGTTGACATCAGACAGGAGGAAG GAGTTATCCAAAATTGTTTCTAAACAGGCAGAGGAAGGAAAG GTAGCTATAAGGAATATAAGAAGAGATGCCTTAAAAGCTTATGAAAAGCTTGAGAAG GAGAAAAAGCTTTCTGAAGACAATGTGAAGGACCTATCTAGTGATTTACAG AAAGTGACAGATGAATACATGAAGAAGATTGATACTGTCTTCAAGCAGAAGGAGAAG GAACTGCTGAAAGTTTGA
- the LOC107842710 gene encoding ribosome-recycling factor, chloroplastic isoform X1, producing the protein MTIALSPATPAYQRQLTHKPFFCFLGKFRTSGNVVSLSASANYVSLRVGASRLQPPVKHAWGKRRGIVRCATIEEIEAEKSLIEKDVKERMEKTVETVRSNFNSIRTGRASPAMLDKIEVDYYGTPVSLKSIAQISTPDASSILVQPYDKSSLKSIEKAIVNSDVGMTPNNDGEVIRLAVPQLTSDRRKELSKIVSKQAEEGKVAIRNIRRDALKAYEKLEKEKKLSEDNVKDLSSDLQKVTDEYMKKIDTVFKQKEKERLSSSEKRLLLEMEYYNAAAAAFPCPMLILSI; encoded by the exons ATGACGATAGCTTTGTCGCCTGCAACTCCAGCATACCAACGGCAACTCACCCACAAGCCTTTCTTTTGCTTTCTAG GTAAGTTTCGTACTTCTGGTAATGTGGTATCTTTGTCTGCCTCTGCGAATTACGTGAGCTTACGGGTTGGAGCTAGTAGATTGCAGCCTCCTGTTAAACACGCTTGGGGAAAGAG AAGAGGAATTGTGAGGTGTGCAACCATTGAAGAAATAGAAGCTGAAAAATCTTTGATTGAGAAAGATGTG aaagaaaggatggaaaAGACAGTTGAAACTGTAAGGTCAAATTTCAACTCAATAAGGACGGGAAGAGCTAGCCCAGCAATGCTGGATAAAATTGAG GTGGATTATTATGGCACTCCAGTCAGCCTGAAAAGCATAGCGCAAATTAGCACTCCGGATGCAAGTTCTATCTTGGTGCAGCCCTATGACAAATCCAG TTTAAAGTCTATAGAGAAGGCTATTGTTAACTCTGATGTTGGTATGACGCCAAATAATGATGGAGAAGTAATAAGATTGGCTGTCCCCCAGTTGACATCAGACAGGAGGAAG GAGTTATCCAAAATTGTTTCTAAACAGGCAGAGGAAGGAAAG GTAGCTATAAGGAATATAAGAAGAGATGCCTTAAAAGCTTATGAAAAGCTTGAGAAG GAGAAAAAGCTTTCTGAAGACAATGTGAAGGACCTATCTAGTGATTTACAG AAAGTGACAGATGAATACATGAAGAAGATTGATACTGTCTTCAAGCAGAAGGAGAAG GAACGTTTGTCATCCTCTGAAAAAAGGCTTCTATTGGAAATGGAGTATTATAATGCAGCTGCAGCTGCTTTCCCTTGTCCCATGTTAATCTTATCCATTTGA